A single Parabacteroides timonensis DNA region contains:
- the mutL gene encoding DNA mismatch repair endonuclease MutL: MSDIIHLLPDSIANQIAAGEVIQRPASVVKELVENAIDAGAGHIQVNIKDAGRTLIQVVDDGKGMSETDARMAFERHATSKISSADDLFSLHTMGFRGEALASIAAVAHVELRTRLQGAELGTKLSMAGSTLQDIEPDACTEGSIFSIKNLFFNVPARRKFLKSNETEFRNIINEFERIALVNPQVALGLNHNDTEIFNLPESGLRQRIINVYGKNLNQKLLSVDAQSSLVTISGFVGRPDSAKKRGALQYFFVNGRFMKHPYFHKAVMQAYEQLIPPGEQPNYFIYFTLDPSTIDVNIHPTKTEIKFENEQPIWQILMAATREALAKSSAIPTIDFDVEDAIDIPVYNPVREADGFKSPTVQLDSGYNPFKSSSSSSYSPSSSSPSSKKQEFDWSQLYQGFESDRDAVRKDLEMMGEVLDTEEMETPEPVKVVVGDEALFAETTTPCYQYKGRYIITSLKSGLALIDQYRAHVRILFDQYLNNIRQQKGASQQVLFPEIIEFTAAEAAVLPALLEDMRFIGFDLSNLGNNSYAINGLPAGLENVDQVVLIKDIVSRAIETGCEVHEEICESIALALAKAAAIRPGKVMSADEMDHLIATLFSCPDSNLTPDGKTIVSMLTDEELEKRFK, encoded by the coding sequence ATGAGCGATATAATTCATTTATTACCTGATAGTATAGCCAATCAGATAGCGGCCGGTGAAGTTATTCAACGGCCTGCTTCCGTTGTAAAGGAACTGGTTGAAAATGCGATAGATGCAGGAGCCGGTCACATCCAGGTGAACATCAAGGATGCAGGGCGTACATTGATCCAGGTGGTCGATGACGGGAAAGGTATGTCTGAAACCGATGCCCGTATGGCATTCGAACGGCATGCCACCTCGAAGATCTCTTCTGCCGACGACCTCTTTTCGCTCCATACAATGGGGTTCCGTGGAGAGGCCCTCGCTTCGATCGCAGCAGTAGCCCATGTGGAATTGCGTACCCGGCTGCAAGGTGCCGAACTCGGTACGAAGCTTTCGATGGCAGGTTCTACCTTACAGGATATCGAACCGGACGCCTGTACGGAAGGGAGTATTTTCTCTATAAAGAATTTGTTCTTTAATGTACCGGCCCGGCGTAAATTCCTGAAATCGAACGAGACGGAGTTTCGTAATATAATCAATGAGTTCGAACGCATCGCATTGGTGAACCCTCAGGTGGCTTTAGGGCTGAATCATAATGATACCGAGATCTTTAATTTGCCGGAATCCGGTTTGCGTCAGCGTATTATAAACGTTTACGGCAAGAACCTGAATCAGAAGCTGCTTTCTGTGGATGCACAAAGTTCGCTGGTCACTATTTCCGGTTTTGTAGGCCGTCCCGACTCTGCCAAAAAGCGTGGGGCACTGCAATACTTTTTCGTGAACGGACGTTTCATGAAACATCCATATTTTCATAAGGCGGTCATGCAGGCTTATGAACAGTTGATCCCTCCCGGCGAACAACCCAACTATTTTATCTATTTCACGCTTGATCCTTCCACGATCGATGTAAATATCCATCCGACCAAGACTGAGATTAAATTCGAGAACGAACAGCCTATCTGGCAGATACTGATGGCGGCCACCCGTGAGGCACTAGCCAAGTCGAGTGCCATTCCTACCATCGACTTCGATGTGGAGGACGCAATCGACATACCGGTCTATAACCCTGTCAGGGAAGCGGATGGTTTTAAATCACCAACTGTGCAACTCGATTCCGGATATAATCCGTTCAAGAGTTCTTCATCGTCCTCGTATTCGCCCTCGTCGTCATCTCCTTCTTCAAAGAAGCAGGAGTTCGACTGGTCTCAACTCTATCAGGGTTTTGAGAGTGACCGGGATGCCGTACGCAAGGATTTGGAAATGATGGGTGAAGTATTGGATACGGAGGAGATGGAAACGCCGGAACCCGTTAAAGTGGTTGTCGGTGACGAGGCTTTGTTTGCTGAGACAACTACCCCTTGTTACCAGTATAAAGGACGTTATATTATTACTTCGCTCAAGTCGGGATTGGCGTTGATCGATCAATACCGGGCACATGTCCGCATCCTGTTCGACCAGTATCTGAATAATATCCGTCAGCAGAAAGGAGCCTCCCAGCAGGTGCTTTTCCCGGAAATTATCGAGTTTACCGCGGCAGAGGCTGCTGTCTTGCCTGCGCTGCTGGAAGATATGCGTTTTATCGGTTTTGATCTCTCCAACCTGGGGAATAACAGCTATGCAATCAATGGTTTACCAGCCGGCCTGGAAAATGTGGATCAGGTCGTTTTGATAAAGGATATTGTCAGCCGTGCCATAGAAACGGGCTGTGAAGTACACGAGGAGATTTGTGAGTCGATCGCGTTGGCTTTGGCCAAGGCTGCTGCCATTCGTCCGGGGAAAGTGATGTCTGCCGATGAGATGGATCATTTGATCGCCACTCTTTTCTCCTGTCCGGATTCAAACCTGACACCCGACGGGAAAACGATCGTTTCGATGTTGACCGACGAGGAGTTGGAGAAGCGGTTTAAGTAG
- a CDS encoding OstA-like protein, translated as MKIVNKFFLTGLFCLLTVCVFAQTQDSISVRQGETQPVDTATTKKTLVYLLHADTVSYDKEVMKADAQFLQGDVCFRHDSSYMYCDSAYFFETTNSLEAFSNVRMEQGDTLFVYGNYLFYDGDTQIAYLRENVRMENGQVTLFTDSLNYERIPDIGYYFDGGLIVDSLNQLSSFYGQYSPGTKLAIFNDSVRLENPNFTLYSDTLHYNTESKIATILGPSIIVSDSGTIHSSRGWYNTETNTSLLLDRSEVYSGDRVLIGDSISYNQDAGFGEAFGNMCLVDTAQKVTLEGQYGYYNERTEYAFATDSARFLEYSQGDTLYLHADTLEMSTLDSTAREIKAFHGVRFYRTDMQGVCDSMQFNTRDSVLYMYDNPVLWNAQYQLYGDTIEIFMNDSTIEYAHVIQFAFAVQHLDSTYYNQLKGNDLKAYFEGQAVRQIDVEGNAESIYYPLESDGAKIGLNETKSGFLTIWVKENKLEKLKIWPSPLGNLTPIPDLKPEQKTLKDFYWYDYLRPKNKDDIYTVVKKKVEDAPVRGDNKFKHEE; from the coding sequence ATGAAAATTGTAAATAAGTTTTTTCTTACAGGTCTATTCTGTTTACTGACGGTTTGTGTCTTTGCACAAACGCAGGATTCTATTTCCGTCAGACAAGGAGAAACACAGCCTGTCGATACTGCCACTACTAAAAAAACACTGGTTTATCTGTTGCATGCCGATACGGTGTCTTATGATAAGGAAGTGATGAAAGCGGATGCACAGTTTCTACAAGGAGATGTGTGCTTCCGCCACGATAGTTCATATATGTATTGTGACAGTGCTTACTTTTTTGAGACAACCAACTCACTGGAAGCTTTCAGCAATGTGAGGATGGAGCAGGGCGACACCCTGTTTGTGTATGGTAACTATCTGTTTTATGACGGAGATACCCAGATCGCTTACCTGCGTGAAAACGTTCGTATGGAGAACGGGCAGGTAACGCTTTTTACAGATAGCCTGAACTACGAGCGCATTCCGGATATAGGATATTATTTTGATGGTGGTCTGATCGTCGACTCGCTGAATCAACTTTCGTCATTCTATGGACAATATTCTCCGGGGACGAAGCTGGCGATATTTAACGATAGCGTACGTTTGGAGAATCCTAATTTTACATTGTATTCGGATACGCTTCATTACAATACAGAGTCGAAAATAGCGACGATATTAGGACCTTCCATTATTGTATCAGACAGTGGAACGATCCATTCTTCCCGTGGATGGTACAATACGGAAACAAATACATCCTTACTACTTGACCGTTCCGAAGTCTATTCGGGCGACAGGGTCTTGATCGGCGATTCTATCTCGTATAATCAGGATGCCGGTTTTGGGGAAGCATTTGGAAATATGTGCCTGGTAGATACGGCACAAAAGGTTACATTGGAAGGCCAGTACGGTTATTATAATGAACGGACGGAGTATGCTTTTGCTACCGACAGTGCCCGTTTCCTGGAATATTCGCAGGGAGATACCTTATATCTGCATGCCGATACCCTTGAAATGTCGACACTCGATTCGACGGCCCGTGAGATAAAGGCTTTTCATGGTGTACGTTTCTACCGTACCGATATGCAGGGCGTTTGCGATTCGATGCAGTTCAATACCCGTGATTCCGTATTATATATGTATGATAATCCGGTTTTGTGGAACGCACAGTATCAGTTGTACGGCGATACGATAGAGATTTTTATGAATGACAGTACGATCGAATATGCACATGTCATACAGTTTGCGTTTGCGGTGCAGCATCTCGATTCGACCTATTATAATCAACTGAAAGGGAACGACCTCAAAGCTTACTTTGAAGGTCAGGCTGTCCGGCAGATTGATGTGGAGGGAAATGCGGAGTCGATCTATTACCCGTTGGAAAGCGATGGTGCCAAGATCGGTTTGAATGAAACCAAGAGTGGCTTCCTTACGATCTGGGTAAAAGAGAATAAGCTCGAGAAGCTTAAGATATGGCCGAGCCCACTGGGTAACCTGACACCGATACCCGACCTGAAGCCGGAACAGAAAACACTGAAGGATTTTTATTGGTATGACTACCTGCGTCCGAAAAACAAAGATGATATATACACTGTGGTGAAGAAGAAAGTGGAAGACGCACCGGTTAGGGGTGACAATAAATTCAAACATGAGGAATAA
- a CDS encoding peptidylprolyl isomerase encodes MMKKILTVFFLACLSCVAMAQDNVIDEIVWVVGDDAILRSDIETQRLYMQNEGQRLDGDPYCVIPEQIAIQKLYLNQAKIDSIEVGEGQIIQAADQWVNWAINQIGSKEKVEEYFGKKISQIKDERKDMIREQQITQEMQRKLIGEIKLTPSEIRKFYNQLSKDSLPTIPTTVEVQIITFEPKIPFEVTDAIKARLRDFTEQINSGKMEFSTLARLYSEDPGSAARGGELGFMSKTDLLPEFANVAFNLSDPKRVSQIVQTEYGYHIIQLIEKRGNRINCRHILLKPKVSEKELTEATVRMDSLYTDLKADKFSFEEAATFISYDKDTRNNKGLMVNQNHEGNNFGTPKFEMQELPQEVGKVVYNMQVGEISKPFTMISDKQKEVVAIVKLKSRTEQHKANLSDDFQAMKNLVEQQKREELLNDWILKKQKTTYVRISEGWRNCDFKYPGWVKE; translated from the coding sequence ATGATGAAAAAGATTTTAACTGTATTCTTTCTTGCCTGCTTATCTTGTGTGGCAATGGCACAGGATAATGTGATTGATGAAATTGTGTGGGTGGTAGGGGATGATGCTATTTTACGTTCGGACATAGAGACACAGCGTTTGTATATGCAAAACGAAGGTCAGCGTCTGGACGGCGATCCCTATTGTGTGATTCCGGAGCAGATAGCAATACAGAAGCTGTATCTGAACCAGGCGAAGATCGATAGTATCGAAGTCGGTGAAGGGCAGATTATCCAGGCTGCAGACCAGTGGGTCAACTGGGCGATCAACCAGATCGGATCGAAAGAAAAAGTAGAAGAATATTTCGGAAAGAAAATCTCACAGATCAAGGATGAGCGTAAGGATATGATCCGTGAGCAACAGATTACTCAGGAGATGCAGCGGAAACTGATCGGTGAGATCAAGCTGACTCCGTCTGAGATCCGTAAGTTCTATAACCAGTTGTCGAAAGACAGTCTGCCGACTATCCCGACAACAGTGGAAGTGCAGATCATTACTTTCGAACCGAAGATACCGTTCGAGGTGACTGATGCTATCAAAGCCCGCCTGCGTGATTTCACAGAGCAGATCAATAGCGGTAAGATGGAGTTTTCCACATTGGCCCGTTTGTATTCGGAAGATCCGGGTTCGGCTGCCAGAGGTGGTGAACTGGGATTCATGAGTAAGACCGACTTGCTTCCGGAGTTTGCCAATGTCGCTTTCAACTTGTCTGATCCGAAGCGTGTATCACAGATCGTTCAGACCGAGTATGGTTACCATATCATTCAGTTGATCGAAAAACGCGGTAACCGTATTAATTGCCGTCACATCCTGTTGAAGCCGAAAGTATCGGAAAAGGAATTGACAGAAGCAACTGTTCGCATGGACTCTTTATATACCGATTTGAAGGCTGACAAGTTCTCGTTTGAAGAAGCTGCCACATTCATTTCGTATGATAAGGATACCCGTAACAACAAAGGGTTGATGGTGAATCAGAACCATGAAGGAAATAACTTCGGTACACCTAAGTTCGAAATGCAGGAACTTCCGCAGGAAGTGGGTAAAGTCGTTTATAACATGCAGGTTGGGGAGATCTCCAAACCGTTTACCATGATATCCGACAAACAGAAAGAGGTAGTCGCTATTGTCAAGTTGAAGTCACGTACTGAACAACATAAAGCAAATCTTTCAGACGATTTCCAGGCAATGAAGAATCTGGTGGAACAGCAAAAAAGAGAAGAATTATTGAATGACTGGATCCTGAAGAAACAAAAAACGACTTATGTACGTATTTCAGAAGGATGGCGTAACTGTGACTTCAAGTATCCGGGTTGGGTGAAAGAATGA
- a CDS encoding foldase protein PrsA, with protein MINRFLMKKLLVLSLVFACLTGEARNLPDSVVMTVAGKQVPLAEFVFMAKKNGEVNLADRKSLENYVELYKNFKLKVTDAETAGMDKTKEFTDELEGYRAQLTSSYLSDKDGEEAAVRVEYERLGEVMELSHILFRLPEHTVSKDTVAVYEKALKAYQRIKGGEDIAAVGRELKEEDPENTGYEYTRCLLPMQTIKAFENAVYSMQSGELSMPVRTTLGFHIIKLLSRKPNPGMRHVAHVLIPFQKDSVTRSESETLALADEVYKKAQNGADFGELAQEYSSDGASARKGGELPWFGVGEMVEPFEKAAFALTTPGELSQPVKTRFGYHIIKLIGKSGIPSFEEKKKSWSKIMAQGERNFEYYQAFDERLKKEYGYKFYPEAYAELVALCNDNFPTDKEFYEKAKDMNKTLFHLADTDFPQSEFAYYIQRCPFSTKTYAGDFMQEVYDLFIRDIVTTAERKNLETKHPEFTHLMQEYRDGILLFNISNEKIWSKPAAEQTTLEEEWVKQLNKEYPVTINWKLLKKLKK; from the coding sequence ATGATAAACAGATTTTTGATGAAAAAGTTACTTGTATTATCTTTGGTATTCGCTTGTTTAACAGGAGAAGCGCGTAATTTGCCTGACTCTGTAGTGATGACTGTGGCCGGTAAGCAGGTCCCTCTTGCGGAATTTGTTTTTATGGCTAAGAAGAACGGTGAAGTAAATTTGGCCGACCGTAAGTCACTGGAGAATTATGTGGAACTGTATAAGAACTTCAAACTGAAGGTTACCGATGCAGAGACCGCCGGGATGGATAAGACAAAAGAATTCACAGATGAGTTGGAGGGATACCGCGCACAATTGACTTCAAGTTATTTATCTGATAAGGATGGGGAAGAAGCGGCAGTTCGTGTAGAATACGAACGACTGGGTGAAGTGATGGAATTAAGTCATATCCTGTTTCGTTTGCCGGAGCACACCGTTTCGAAAGATACAGTGGCTGTATATGAGAAAGCCCTGAAAGCATACCAGCGTATTAAGGGAGGAGAAGATATCGCAGCTGTCGGCCGTGAGTTGAAAGAGGAAGATCCTGAAAATACAGGTTATGAATATACCCGTTGCCTGTTGCCGATGCAGACGATAAAAGCGTTTGAAAACGCCGTCTATTCCATGCAGTCGGGCGAGTTATCGATGCCTGTACGCACTACCCTCGGTTTTCATATCATAAAACTGCTTAGCCGGAAACCTAATCCGGGCATGCGCCATGTCGCTCACGTCCTGATCCCGTTCCAAAAGGATTCAGTAACGCGTAGCGAAAGCGAAACACTCGCATTGGCGGACGAAGTTTATAAAAAAGCACAAAACGGAGCCGACTTCGGTGAGTTGGCGCAAGAATATTCTTCCGACGGTGCGTCTGCAAGAAAAGGGGGAGAACTACCCTGGTTCGGTGTGGGCGAAATGGTTGAACCGTTCGAGAAAGCGGCATTTGCCCTGACTACTCCGGGCGAGTTGTCACAGCCGGTAAAAACACGTTTCGGCTATCATATTATCAAACTGATCGGAAAGAGTGGCATCCCTTCTTTTGAAGAAAAGAAAAAATCCTGGTCGAAGATAATGGCACAGGGAGAACGTAATTTTGAATATTATCAAGCATTCGACGAACGTTTGAAGAAAGAATACGGATATAAATTCTATCCGGAAGCATATGCGGAACTGGTTGCTCTTTGCAATGATAACTTCCCGACAGACAAGGAGTTTTATGAAAAAGCAAAGGATATGAACAAGACCTTGTTCCACCTGGCAGATACCGATTTCCCGCAGAGCGAGTTCGCCTACTATATACAGCGTTGCCCGTTCTCCACAAAAACGTATGCAGGAGATTTCATGCAGGAGGTGTACGATCTGTTCATCCGTGATATCGTTACGACTGCAGAGCGTAAAAACCTGGAAACAAAACATCCTGAGTTCACACATTTGATGCAGGAATATCGTGATGGCATTTTGTTATTCAATATCAGTAATGAGAAGATTTGGAGTAAACCGGCTGCAGAGCAAACCACTCTGGAAGAGGAATGGGTGAAGCAGCTGAATAAAGAGTATCCTGTTACTATTAATTGGAAATTGTTGAAAAAACTAAAGAAATAA
- the guaB gene encoding IMP dehydrogenase, whose amino-acid sequence MSFIADRLVMDGLTFDDVLLIPAYSEVLPRNVDLSTKFSRNITLNIPMVSAAMDTVTEAKMAIAIAREGGIGVIHKNMTIAEQAKQVQSVKRAENGMIYDPVTITKGKRVADALAMMAEYKIGGIPVVDEGGYLVGIVTNRDLRFERDMNRSIDEVMTKENLVVTDQSTDLEAAAQILQRHKIEKLPVVDSHNKLIGLVTYKDITKAKDKPSACKDAKGRLRVAAGVGVTFNTFERVAALVEAGADALVIDTAHGHSKGVVDVLKQIKAQYPGIDCVVGNIATGDAARYLADAGADAVKVGIGPGSICTTRVIAGVGVPQLSAIYDVAKALNGTGIPLIADGGLRYSGDIVKAIAAGGSSVMMGSLLAGVEESPGETIIFNGRKFKSYRGMGSLEAMQKGSKDRYFQDVEDDVKKLVPEGIAARVPYKGSLFEVIYQMVGGLRAGMGYCGAHNIDELHKAKFTRITNAGVQESHPHDVAITQEAPNYSRGE is encoded by the coding sequence ATGTCATTTATTGCAGACAGGTTAGTTATGGACGGATTAACATTCGATGATGTATTGTTGATCCCTGCTTACTCAGAAGTTCTTCCCCGAAATGTCGACCTCTCGACAAAGTTTTCACGAAACATTACATTGAATATTCCGATGGTATCGGCGGCCATGGACACAGTTACCGAGGCAAAGATGGCTATTGCTATTGCCCGCGAAGGCGGTATCGGCGTTATTCATAAAAACATGACGATCGCAGAACAAGCCAAGCAGGTTCAAAGCGTGAAGCGTGCAGAGAACGGAATGATTTACGATCCTGTGACGATCACGAAAGGAAAACGTGTGGCCGATGCGTTGGCTATGATGGCGGAATACAAGATCGGCGGTATACCTGTGGTAGACGAAGGCGGTTATCTGGTAGGTATCGTTACCAACCGTGACCTGCGTTTCGAAAGAGATATGAACCGTTCGATCGATGAGGTGATGACGAAAGAGAACCTGGTGGTGACTGATCAGTCTACCGACCTGGAAGCTGCCGCCCAGATCCTTCAGCGACATAAGATCGAAAAACTGCCGGTTGTGGACAGTCATAATAAACTGATAGGGCTCGTTACCTATAAAGATATAACAAAAGCGAAAGATAAACCTTCTGCTTGCAAGGATGCCAAAGGGCGTTTGCGTGTAGCAGCCGGAGTAGGTGTGACGTTTAATACATTCGAACGTGTAGCTGCCCTGGTTGAAGCCGGTGCCGATGCATTGGTTATCGATACGGCTCACGGTCATTCCAAAGGAGTGGTGGATGTCCTGAAACAGATCAAAGCCCAATATCCGGGTATCGATTGTGTGGTAGGTAACATCGCTACCGGAGATGCTGCCAGATACCTGGCCGATGCCGGTGCCGATGCCGTTAAAGTGGGTATCGGACCGGGCTCGATCTGTACAACCCGTGTAATTGCCGGAGTGGGTGTGCCCCAGTTGTCGGCTATCTATGACGTGGCGAAAGCATTGAATGGAACAGGCATTCCTTTAATTGCCGATGGCGGACTTCGTTATTCGGGAGATATTGTAAAAGCGATTGCGGCTGGTGGATCATCTGTTATGATGGGTTCCCTGTTAGCCGGAGTGGAAGAGTCGCCGGGTGAGACTATTATCTTTAACGGACGTAAGTTTAAATCATATCGTGGCATGGGATCGTTGGAAGCTATGCAGAAAGGTTCGAAAGACCGTTATTTCCAGGACGTGGAAGACGATGTGAAGAAGTTGGTTCCGGAAGGAATAGCTGCCCGTGTTCCTTATAAAGGATCTTTATTTGAAGTGATCTATCAGATGGTAGGTGGTCTGCGTGCCGGTATGGGATATTGCGGAGCTCATAATATTGATGAGTTGCATAAGGCTAAATTTACCCGTATCACGAATGCAGGTGTGCAGGAGAGTCACCCGCACGATGTGGCCATTACGCAGGAAGCACCTAATTATAGCCGCGGCGAATAA
- the recQ gene encoding DNA helicase RecQ gives MAKKDSLTEHLKTHFGFDTFKGNQKAIIENVLAGNDTFVLMPTGGGKSLCYQLPSVMMEGTAIVISPLIALMKNQVDAMRNFSEEDGVAHFINSSLNKSAIDQVKADIMAGRTKLLYVAPESLTKEENVDFLRNVNISFYAVDEAHCISEWGHDFRPEYRRIRPIINEIGKRPLIALTATATPKVQHDIQKNLGMIDASVFKSSFNRSNLYYEIRPKGPNIDREIIKYIKANEGKSGIVYCLSRKKVEEFADILKANGIKALPYHAGMDSGQRSGNQDAFLMEKADVIVATIAFGMGIDKPDVRYVIHYDIPKSLEGYYQETGRAGRDGGEGQCIAFYAYKDLQKLEKFMQGKPVAEQEIGKQLLLETAAYAETSVCRRKVLLHYFGEEYLEENCGNCDNCLNPQKQVEAKELLSAVLEVISTLKEKFKADYIVNMLVGNETSEIQSYKHNELEVFSSGTDEDEKTWNAVIRQALIAGYLTKDIENYGLLKISPKGKDFMNKPVSFKITKDNEFEEEEEEVPVRGGATCAVDPILYSMMKDLRKKLSKRLEVPPFVIFQDPSLEAMATTYPVTLDELQNIPGVGAGKAKRYGQEFITLIKKHVEENEIERPEDLRVRTVANKSKLKVSIIQRIDRKVALDEIALTNGLEFNELLDEIEAIVYSGTRINIDYFVNDVMDEDHIEDIYEYFKDSETDDLEDAIEELGNDYTEEEIRLVRIKFLSEMAN, from the coding sequence ATGGCGAAGAAGGATAGTTTAACTGAGCATTTAAAGACTCATTTTGGTTTTGATACCTTCAAGGGAAATCAGAAAGCTATTATTGAAAATGTGCTGGCCGGAAACGATACTTTCGTATTGATGCCGACCGGTGGAGGTAAGTCCCTCTGTTACCAGTTGCCTTCTGTTATGATGGAAGGTACGGCAATCGTTATATCTCCTTTGATTGCCCTGATGAAAAACCAGGTGGATGCCATGCGTAATTTCAGTGAGGAAGATGGAGTTGCTCATTTTATTAACTCTTCACTGAATAAGTCGGCTATCGACCAGGTGAAAGCGGATATAATGGCAGGCCGCACGAAATTATTGTACGTCGCTCCCGAGTCGTTGACGAAGGAAGAAAATGTCGATTTCCTGCGCAATGTGAATATTTCATTCTATGCAGTAGACGAAGCGCATTGTATCTCTGAATGGGGACACGATTTCCGTCCCGAATATCGTCGGATACGTCCTATTATTAATGAAATAGGAAAACGTCCGTTGATAGCGCTTACGGCAACTGCTACTCCGAAAGTACAACATGATATCCAGAAGAACCTGGGTATGATAGATGCTTCAGTTTTCAAATCCTCCTTTAACCGTTCTAATTTATATTACGAGATTCGTCCGAAAGGTCCGAATATTGACCGCGAGATTATTAAGTATATTAAAGCCAACGAAGGCAAATCGGGTATTGTCTATTGTTTAAGTCGCAAGAAGGTGGAAGAGTTTGCCGATATTCTGAAAGCAAACGGAATTAAGGCACTTCCCTATCATGCCGGAATGGATTCAGGGCAACGGTCAGGAAATCAGGATGCGTTCCTGATGGAGAAAGCAGACGTTATTGTGGCCACTATTGCATTCGGTATGGGTATTGATAAGCCGGATGTGCGTTATGTGATTCATTATGACATTCCCAAGAGCCTCGAAGGTTATTACCAGGAAACAGGACGTGCCGGCCGTGATGGCGGTGAAGGCCAGTGTATTGCATTTTATGCATACAAAGACTTGCAGAAGCTGGAGAAATTTATGCAGGGCAAACCTGTAGCGGAGCAGGAGATCGGTAAACAGTTGTTGCTTGAAACAGCTGCTTATGCAGAGACATCCGTATGCCGCCGCAAGGTTCTGTTACATTACTTCGGTGAAGAGTACCTGGAAGAAAATTGTGGAAATTGTGATAATTGTTTGAACCCCCAAAAGCAAGTGGAAGCGAAAGAATTGTTGAGTGCAGTACTTGAAGTGATAAGTACTTTAAAAGAAAAATTTAAGGCAGACTATATTGTCAATATGTTGGTCGGAAACGAGACCTCCGAAATTCAATCTTACAAACACAATGAACTGGAAGTCTTCAGCTCCGGTACGGATGAAGATGAAAAGACTTGGAACGCTGTTATTCGCCAGGCGTTGATCGCCGGTTATCTGACAAAGGATATCGAGAACTATGGTTTGTTGAAGATCTCGCCAAAAGGAAAAGATTTTATGAACAAACCGGTATCGTTCAAGATAACGAAAGATAACGAGTTTGAAGAAGAAGAGGAAGAAGTTCCTGTACGTGGTGGAGCAACCTGTGCGGTCGATCCGATTCTGTACTCTATGATGAAGGATTTACGGAAGAAGCTGTCCAAACGTCTGGAAGTTCCTCCTTTCGTAATATTCCAGGATCCGTCGCTGGAAGCTATGGCTACCACTTATCCGGTGACATTGGATGAATTGCAGAACATTCCGGGTGTAGGTGCCGGAAAAGCTAAACGCTATGGTCAGGAATTTATTACGCTGATCAAAAAACACGTAGAAGAAAATGAAATCGAGCGACCGGAAGACTTGCGTGTACGTACGGTTGCCAATAAGTCGAAACTGAAAGTCTCTATCATTCAGCGTATCGACCGTAAGGTGGCTCTGGATGAGATCGCATTGACCAACGGACTTGAATTTAACGAACTGCTCGACGAGATCGAAGCGATCGTTTATTCCGGAACTCGTATTAACATCGATTACTTTGTGAATGATGTCATGGATGAAGATCATATTGAAGATATCTATGAATACTTCAAAGATTCCGAAACCGATGATCTGGAAGATGCGATCGAAGAACTGGGTAACGATTATACCGAAGAAGAGATCCGTCTGGTTCGCATTAAATTTTTGTCGGAAATGGCCAATTGA